In Chitinophaga nivalis, a single genomic region encodes these proteins:
- the ytxJ gene encoding bacillithiol system redox-active protein YtxJ — protein MNWKTLTSDEQLTEINEASAHQPIVIFKHSTRCSISSMAKSRLERAVAPTGLTFYYLDLIAHRDVSNKIADTWRIPHESPQVLLIRNGVCVYDESHNGIRMEEIEEKAASL, from the coding sequence ATGAATTGGAAAACGTTAACCAGTGATGAACAACTTACTGAAATCAACGAGGCATCTGCTCATCAGCCAATAGTGATTTTTAAGCATAGCACGCGGTGTTCTATTAGTTCGATGGCCAAATCCAGATTGGAGCGTGCAGTTGCGCCAACAGGGTTAACGTTTTATTACCTGGATCTCATTGCTCACCGGGATGTTTCCAATAAAATAGCCGATACCTGGCGTATACCCCATGAATCACCGCAGGTGCTGCTGATCCGCAACGGCGTGTGTGTATATGATGAAAGCCATAACGGTATCCGGATGGAAGAAATCGAAGAAAAGGCCGCCAGCCTGTAA
- a CDS encoding sigma-70 family RNA polymerase sigma factor, producing the protein MPVNESDSAQEATTGNPATWVKQYAADLFRFALSQTADRELAQDLVQDTFLSALQARAQFRGESSELTWLMSILRNKVADHYRTSGRTVSLDEQLITDSDPHHFFFNEKGHWHKHRAPVAWTKDIPAPGEQSDFFRVLQACMKKLTGIGQAVFNQKYLDEKKSTAICKDLAISTSNYWVIMHRARLQLRACLGKNWFSN; encoded by the coding sequence ATGCCGGTAAATGAATCTGATTCCGCTCAGGAAGCTACCACGGGTAATCCCGCTACCTGGGTAAAACAATATGCTGCAGACCTCTTCCGGTTTGCCTTATCACAAACAGCCGATCGTGAGCTGGCACAGGACCTGGTACAGGATACCTTCCTGAGTGCTTTGCAGGCCCGGGCGCAGTTCAGGGGAGAAAGCAGCGAGCTTACCTGGCTGATGAGCATACTCAGAAACAAAGTGGCAGACCACTACCGTACATCCGGCCGGACCGTAAGTTTAGACGAACAACTCATCACCGACAGCGACCCGCATCACTTCTTTTTTAATGAAAAAGGCCACTGGCATAAACATAGGGCGCCTGTTGCCTGGACAAAGGATATACCTGCTCCCGGAGAGCAATCCGATTTTTTCCGGGTGCTGCAAGCCTGTATGAAAAAACTGACGGGAATAGGACAAGCCGTTTTTAATCAGAAATATCTCGACGAAAAAAAATCAACAGCTATTTGTAAGGATCTGGCTATTTCAACGTCTAACTACTGGGTAATCATGCACCGGGCCAGGCTGCAGCTAAGAGCCTGTCTCGGGAAAAACTGGTTCAGTAATTGA
- a CDS encoding UDP-N-acetylmuramate--L-alanine ligase, which translates to MTKVHFIAIGGSVMHQLAIALKHKGYAVTGSDDEIFEPALSNLQQAGILPAAIGWDPDRITPDLDAVILGMHAREDNPELIRARALQLKIYSFPEYIYQESRDKVRVAVGGSHGKTTTTAMIMHVLQQCGQEFDYLVGARLEGFAQSVNITSAPVIVCEADEYPASAIERKPKFHFLHPQIAVLTGIAWDHINVFPTYDIYKEQFAIFIRQMAAGHVLIYNSTDPELAGLVEQEGQHLKRIPYQMPVHEIHNGITRIHFGDAATDLAVFGGHNLLNMHAARLVCNELGISDVKFLTAIATFKGAAKRLELVASNAHCVIYRDFAHAPSKVKATMEAARQQYPDRKLIAVLELHTYSSLNADFLEQYQGTMDPADMAAVFYSKHALEIKRMPDLAPGLIAQRFGREDLLVFHEREKLEAFLAAQSYQDTNLLLMSSGTYDGLDFGKLEQLLPGQQ; encoded by the coding sequence ATGACGAAAGTACATTTTATAGCCATTGGCGGCAGCGTAATGCACCAGTTAGCCATTGCGCTCAAACATAAAGGGTATGCAGTAACCGGCAGCGACGATGAAATCTTTGAACCGGCGCTCTCCAACCTGCAACAGGCAGGTATATTACCTGCAGCTATCGGCTGGGATCCCGACAGGATTACACCGGACCTCGATGCCGTTATCCTGGGTATGCATGCCCGGGAAGATAATCCGGAACTGATACGTGCCCGCGCACTACAGTTAAAGATATACTCCTTCCCTGAATATATTTATCAGGAAAGCCGGGATAAAGTACGTGTAGCCGTTGGGGGCAGTCATGGTAAAACCACCACTACTGCCATGATCATGCATGTACTGCAGCAATGCGGACAGGAGTTTGATTACCTGGTAGGCGCCCGGCTGGAAGGTTTTGCCCAGTCGGTGAATATTACCAGCGCGCCGGTGATCGTGTGTGAAGCAGATGAATACCCGGCTTCCGCCATCGAAAGAAAGCCGAAATTCCATTTTCTGCATCCCCAGATCGCTGTATTAACCGGTATTGCCTGGGATCACATTAATGTATTTCCTACCTACGACATCTATAAAGAACAATTTGCCATATTCATCCGGCAGATGGCAGCAGGCCATGTACTGATCTATAACAGCACCGACCCCGAACTGGCCGGACTGGTAGAACAGGAAGGACAGCACCTGAAACGGATACCGTACCAGATGCCGGTACATGAAATTCATAACGGCATTACCCGGATTCATTTTGGGGACGCAGCCACCGACCTGGCGGTATTTGGCGGACATAACCTGCTGAATATGCACGCAGCCAGACTGGTTTGTAACGAATTAGGTATTTCTGATGTGAAATTCCTGACTGCAATTGCTACCTTTAAGGGCGCAGCTAAAAGACTGGAGCTGGTAGCCAGCAATGCGCACTGTGTAATTTACAGGGATTTTGCCCATGCTCCTTCCAAGGTGAAAGCCACGATGGAAGCCGCCAGGCAACAATATCCCGACCGGAAACTGATTGCTGTGCTGGAGTTACATACTTACAGCAGCCTGAATGCTGATTTTCTGGAACAGTATCAGGGAACCATGGACCCCGCAGATATGGCAGCGGTATTCTATAGCAAACATGCCCTGGAAATCAAACGGATGCCGGATCTGGCGCCCGGATTAATTGCACAGCGGTTTGGCCGTGAAGACCTCCTCGTTTTTCATGAAAGGGAAAAACTGGAAGCCTTCCTGGCAGCGCAGTCCTACCAGGATACGAACCTGTTGCTGATGAGCTCCGGTACGTACGACGGGCTGGACTTCGGCAAACTGGAACAGTTGCTGCCCGGACAGCAATAA
- the bioB gene encoding biotin synthase BioB, protein MQDLHIRHHWTLAEIQAIYNTPLMELVYRAATIHRQYQDTAEVQVCTLLSIKTGGCTEDCAYCPQAARYHTDIQVHGLLKKEDVLRYAQQAKDAGSTRFCMGAAWREVRDNRDFDRVIDLVKGVNELGMEVCCTLGMLNEEQAKKLADAGLFAYNHNLDTSREHYGEIITTRTYDDRLQTLDNVRKAGVSVCCGGIIGLGESHEDRIAMLHTLSNLPEHPESVPINALTRVKGTPLEHLPKVAFWDMVRMIATTRILMPQAMVRLSAGRAEMSMSDQALCFMAGANSIFTGEKLLTTGNPSFEEDHMMFEILGLKAREAFKTAPAQSAVAE, encoded by the coding sequence ATGCAAGACCTCCACATCCGTCACCACTGGACGTTAGCAGAAATCCAGGCTATCTACAACACCCCTTTAATGGAACTGGTGTACCGCGCCGCCACTATTCACCGGCAATACCAGGATACCGCGGAAGTTCAGGTTTGCACCCTGTTGTCTATTAAAACAGGCGGATGCACCGAAGATTGCGCGTATTGTCCGCAGGCCGCCAGGTACCACACAGATATTCAGGTGCATGGCCTCCTGAAAAAAGAAGACGTGCTCCGATATGCCCAACAGGCCAAAGATGCCGGCTCCACCCGTTTCTGTATGGGCGCTGCATGGCGGGAAGTGCGCGACAACCGCGACTTCGACCGCGTGATCGACCTGGTGAAAGGGGTGAATGAACTGGGTATGGAAGTATGCTGTACCCTCGGTATGCTGAATGAAGAGCAGGCGAAGAAGCTGGCGGATGCCGGATTATTTGCCTACAACCACAACCTCGATACTTCCCGGGAACATTACGGCGAAATCATTACTACCCGCACTTACGACGATCGTTTACAAACGCTGGACAACGTACGAAAAGCCGGCGTCAGTGTATGCTGCGGCGGTATCATTGGTTTAGGCGAATCGCATGAAGACCGTATCGCCATGTTGCATACACTGAGCAACCTGCCGGAGCATCCGGAATCGGTGCCCATCAATGCACTCACCCGGGTAAAAGGTACGCCGCTGGAACATCTGCCGAAAGTAGCCTTCTGGGATATGGTACGCATGATTGCCACTACCCGTATACTGATGCCGCAGGCGATGGTACGTTTGAGTGCCGGCCGTGCGGAAATGAGTATGTCTGACCAGGCCTTATGTTTTATGGCAGGCGCCAATTCCATCTTCACGGGAGAAAAATTACTGACTACCGGTAATCCTTCTTTTGAAGAAGATCATATGATGTTTGAAATACTGGGATTAAAAGCGAGAGAAGCATTTAAAACAGCACCGGCGCAAAGCGCTGTTGCTGAGTAA
- a CDS encoding acyl-CoA carboxylase subunit beta, with the protein MNKIATLQAKIDEAKLGGGESRIASQHKKGKLTARERLQLLLDEGSFEELDMLVTNRNRGLTLDQEQFLGDGVVTGYGTIHGRLTYVFSQDFTVYGGSLSEPHARKICKIMDLAVQNGAPLIGLNDSGGARIQEGVVSLGGYADIFYRNTRASGVIPQISAIMGPCAGGAVYSPAITDFILMVEQTSYMFVTGPNVVKTVTHEEVTSEELGGAQTHASKSGVTHFACSNEVECIQYIKQLLSYIPQNCEETAPVYPYEPGNEIREDLNTLIPVNPNQPYDMKEVIALLTDTDSFFEVHKNFAENIIVGFARIAGRSIGIVANQPAHLAGVLDIHASVKAARFTRFCDAFNVPLLVLVDVPGFLPGTDQEWNGIITNGAKLLYALSEATVPKLTLTTRKAYGGAYCVMNSKHIGADLNFAFPQAEIAVMGAKGAVEIIFKKEIDAAADPEARMNELVADYTDSFANPYLAAEKGYIDEVIKPEEARQKLIKGFKMLENKVVQMPRKKHGNIPL; encoded by the coding sequence ATGAATAAAATAGCAACGTTACAGGCAAAGATAGACGAAGCCAAACTAGGAGGCGGTGAAAGCCGTATTGCATCTCAGCATAAGAAAGGAAAACTGACTGCCCGCGAAAGATTACAATTATTACTGGATGAAGGTTCTTTCGAAGAACTGGATATGTTGGTTACCAACCGTAACCGGGGCTTAACCCTCGACCAGGAACAGTTTCTGGGAGATGGCGTGGTAACCGGCTATGGTACCATTCACGGCCGCCTGACCTATGTGTTTTCACAGGACTTCACCGTATATGGTGGCAGCCTTTCCGAACCACATGCCCGCAAGATCTGTAAAATCATGGACCTCGCCGTGCAAAACGGCGCCCCACTGATAGGGCTAAACGATAGCGGCGGGGCACGCATCCAGGAAGGTGTGGTAAGCCTGGGTGGCTATGCCGACATCTTCTACCGCAACACCCGCGCTTCCGGCGTGATTCCGCAAATTTCCGCCATCATGGGCCCCTGTGCCGGCGGTGCGGTATACTCCCCTGCCATCACCGACTTTATCCTGATGGTGGAACAAACCTCCTATATGTTTGTGACCGGACCCAATGTGGTAAAAACCGTTACCCACGAAGAAGTCACTTCCGAGGAACTGGGCGGCGCACAAACACATGCTTCCAAAAGCGGGGTAACCCACTTTGCCTGCAGCAACGAGGTGGAATGCATCCAATATATCAAACAACTCCTGAGCTATATTCCGCAAAACTGTGAAGAAACAGCACCGGTATATCCTTATGAGCCTGGCAATGAAATCCGGGAAGACCTGAATACCCTGATTCCGGTCAATCCCAATCAGCCTTACGACATGAAAGAGGTCATTGCCCTCCTCACGGATACGGACAGTTTTTTTGAGGTACATAAGAATTTTGCCGAAAACATCATTGTGGGCTTTGCCCGCATCGCCGGCAGAAGCATCGGTATCGTGGCCAACCAGCCGGCCCACCTGGCTGGTGTACTGGACATCCATGCTTCCGTAAAGGCGGCTCGTTTCACCCGCTTCTGCGATGCCTTCAACGTTCCGTTGCTGGTACTCGTAGACGTACCTGGCTTCCTGCCAGGTACCGACCAGGAATGGAACGGTATCATCACCAACGGCGCCAAACTGCTGTATGCCCTCAGTGAAGCCACAGTGCCCAAACTGACCCTCACCACCCGCAAAGCCTATGGCGGCGCGTATTGTGTGATGAACTCCAAACATATCGGCGCAGATCTCAATTTCGCTTTCCCACAGGCAGAAATTGCCGTAATGGGTGCGAAAGGAGCCGTGGAAATCATCTTCAAAAAAGAAATTGATGCCGCTGCTGATCCGGAAGCCCGCATGAATGAACTGGTAGCCGATTATACCGACAGCTTTGCCAACCCTTACCTGGCCGCTGAAAAAGGTTATATCGACGAGGTCATCAAACCGGAAGAGGCCCGCCAGAAACTGATTAAAGGCTTCAAAATGCTGGAAAATAAAGTGGTGCAGATGCCCAGAAAAAAGCACGGCAACATACCTTTGTAA
- a CDS encoding UbiX family flavin prenyltransferase yields the protein MKHRIVVAVTGASGSIYARQLLQKLQAAGDAQLDEVAVVMTENAKTVWQTELNNDDYTRLPFRFYSQQDFHAPFASGSGRFDTMIICPCSMGTLGRIATGISNDLITRAADVVLKERRKLILVARETPYNLMHIRNMETVTLAGGIICPATPSFYSVPTTLEEVAATVVDRIIDLAGIEQHTYRWGNAANNKAD from the coding sequence ATGAAACATCGAATAGTAGTAGCGGTTACCGGAGCCAGCGGCTCCATTTACGCCCGGCAGTTATTGCAGAAACTGCAGGCTGCAGGAGATGCCCAGCTGGATGAAGTAGCCGTGGTGATGACCGAAAATGCCAAAACAGTATGGCAGACAGAATTAAACAACGACGATTATACCCGTTTACCTTTCCGCTTTTATTCCCAACAGGACTTTCATGCACCCTTTGCCTCCGGTTCCGGACGTTTTGATACCATGATTATTTGTCCCTGTTCCATGGGTACCCTGGGGCGTATTGCCACCGGGATCTCCAACGACCTGATCACTCGTGCCGCAGACGTTGTCCTGAAAGAACGCCGAAAACTGATCCTCGTAGCCCGGGAAACCCCCTATAACCTGATGCATATACGTAATATGGAAACGGTTACACTGGCTGGTGGCATTATCTGCCCGGCTACGCCTTCTTTCTACAGTGTACCTACTACCCTCGAAGAAGTGGCTGCCACAGTAGTAGACCGTATCATTGACCTGGCAGGTATTGAACAGCACACCTACCGCTGGGGGAATGCTGCCAATAATAAAGCGGATTGA
- a CDS encoding HvfB family MNIO-type RiPP peptide maturase has translation MVGIGFRREFADELISGTDIQPDFIEFAPENWMNIGGYWKKVLHQVVAKYPVLCHGLSLSIGSPEPPEPAFLQQLKIFLDTYHIQLYSEHLSYSKCDNAHMYDLLPIPFRMDAVQHIAARIRQVQDYLERPLVMEIVSYYTPVAAEMSEADFIREVVAQSGCQLLLDVNNIYVNAFNHQYDAKAFIQQLPLNKVAYIHMAGHEQVAPDLIIDTHGEPIIDPVYDLFEWTLPQLSPVPVLLERDFNIPEMAALQGELSRLKNICHKQWKQHDELVA, from the coding sequence ATGGTAGGTATTGGTTTTCGCAGGGAATTTGCCGATGAGCTGATCAGCGGCACAGATATTCAACCCGACTTTATTGAATTTGCACCGGAGAACTGGATGAACATAGGTGGTTACTGGAAGAAAGTATTACACCAGGTGGTCGCAAAGTACCCGGTATTATGTCATGGTCTATCGTTGTCGATTGGCAGCCCGGAGCCGCCGGAACCGGCTTTCCTGCAGCAACTGAAAATATTTCTGGACACTTATCATATACAGTTGTATTCAGAGCACCTGAGTTATTCCAAATGTGATAATGCACATATGTACGACCTGTTGCCCATCCCTTTCCGGATGGATGCCGTGCAACACATTGCCGCCCGTATCCGGCAGGTGCAGGATTACCTGGAGCGGCCGCTGGTGATGGAAATAGTCTCTTACTATACACCGGTGGCAGCAGAAATGAGTGAAGCAGATTTTATCCGGGAAGTAGTGGCGCAATCCGGTTGTCAGCTGCTGCTGGATGTGAATAACATCTACGTGAATGCTTTTAATCATCAGTACGATGCAAAGGCTTTTATACAACAGCTGCCCCTGAACAAGGTGGCCTATATCCATATGGCCGGCCATGAACAGGTAGCGCCGGACCTGATTATTGATACCCATGGAGAGCCGATTATAGATCCGGTATATGACCTGTTTGAATGGACGCTGCCGCAGCTGTCTCCCGTGCCGGTGCTGCTGGAGAGGGATTTCAATATCCCGGAAATGGCGGCATTGCAGGGGGAGTTATCCAGACTGAAAAATATTTGTCACAAACAATGGAAACAGCACGATGAACTTGTTGCCTGA
- a CDS encoding M42 family metallopeptidase produces the protein MSKKQKSIFNKESLAFLKDYLNNPSPTGFEKEGQKLWLKYLTPYIDEHFVDPYGSVVGVINPKAEFKVVIEAHADEISWFVNYISPEGLIYVIRNGGSDQQIAPSMRVNIHTEKGIVKAVFGWPAIHTRQRSNDGKEPQPKVDNIFLDCGARSRKEVEELGIHVGCVCTFNDGFEELNYDYYICRAIDNRIGGFMIAEVARLLKEKKQELPFGLYIVNAVQEEVGLRGAEMIAKRIKANVAIITDVTHDTTTPMINKNIEGEIKCGGGPSITYGPAVHNILRDLIIKTAKKNDIPYQLHAVSRSTGTDTDAFAYSNDGTPSALISLPLRYMHTTVEMVKKDDIENTIQLIYQTLLNITPKTNFQYL, from the coding sequence ATGTCTAAAAAACAAAAATCCATATTCAACAAGGAATCCCTCGCATTCCTCAAAGACTATCTCAACAATCCGTCGCCCACCGGTTTTGAAAAAGAAGGACAAAAGCTCTGGCTGAAATACCTCACGCCGTATATCGACGAACATTTTGTAGATCCATACGGTTCTGTAGTAGGTGTGATTAACCCGAAAGCCGAATTTAAAGTGGTGATTGAAGCCCACGCAGATGAGATCTCCTGGTTTGTCAACTATATTTCTCCGGAAGGATTGATTTATGTGATCCGCAATGGTGGGTCAGATCAGCAGATAGCGCCTTCCATGAGAGTGAATATCCACACGGAGAAAGGTATCGTGAAAGCGGTATTCGGATGGCCGGCTATCCACACCCGGCAGCGCAGCAACGATGGCAAAGAGCCACAACCTAAGGTAGATAACATCTTCCTGGATTGCGGCGCCCGCTCCCGTAAGGAAGTAGAAGAACTGGGTATCCATGTAGGATGCGTATGTACGTTTAATGATGGCTTTGAAGAGCTGAACTACGACTACTACATCTGCCGTGCGATCGATAACCGTATTGGTGGTTTTATGATTGCAGAAGTAGCCCGCCTGCTGAAAGAAAAGAAACAGGAGTTACCCTTCGGTTTATATATCGTGAATGCAGTACAGGAAGAAGTGGGATTACGCGGCGCAGAAATGATTGCCAAGCGTATTAAAGCGAATGTAGCCATCATCACGGATGTAACCCATGATACAACTACGCCGATGATCAACAAAAATATAGAAGGTGAAATTAAGTGTGGTGGCGGTCCAAGCATTACCTATGGTCCGGCAGTACACAACATTTTACGGGATCTGATCATCAAAACAGCGAAGAAAAATGATATTCCTTATCAGCTGCATGCCGTGAGCCGCAGTACCGGTACGGATACCGATGCTTTTGCCTACAGCAATGACGGTACGCCTTCTGCGCTGATCAGCTTACCACTGCGTTACATGCATACGACTGTGGAGATGGTGAAGAAAGATGATATCGAAAATACCATTCAGCTGATTTATCAGACTTTGCTGAATATTACACCGAAAACAAACTTCCAGTATTTATAA
- a CDS encoding HvfC/BufC N-terminal domain-containing protein has translation MNLLPDTYHIQQTFSTYCRTGEKVRLPGVAPERLKHYRRLVFNMITDTMESAFPIACKHIPTRKWNHMVKTFFSCHACRAWQVWKLPLEFYTYAVENNWEEVYGIPYLNDLLAFEWAEMEVYNMEDIPAAPHTATGDWLETPLVLNPEHRLLALNYPVHTVANEKALRKNKGVYFVLLYRDAVTGHVTFMDLSPWLAFVIEQLVMGITVKGILSFAPALQLDITDTDTLEKDTLAFLHHLHRQGFVPGFQC, from the coding sequence ATGAACTTGTTGCCTGACACTTATCATATACAGCAGACTTTTTCCACCTATTGCAGAACCGGTGAAAAAGTGCGGTTGCCAGGCGTGGCGCCCGAACGGCTGAAACATTATCGCCGCCTGGTATTCAATATGATTACCGATACGATGGAAAGCGCCTTTCCGATTGCGTGCAAGCATATTCCCACGCGGAAATGGAACCATATGGTGAAAACATTTTTCAGCTGTCATGCCTGCCGTGCCTGGCAGGTCTGGAAGCTGCCGCTGGAGTTTTATACCTATGCGGTGGAAAACAACTGGGAGGAGGTGTATGGTATTCCCTATCTCAACGACCTGCTGGCGTTTGAGTGGGCGGAAATGGAAGTTTACAATATGGAAGATATACCGGCCGCACCCCATACGGCAACGGGCGACTGGCTGGAAACACCGCTGGTATTGAATCCGGAGCACAGGCTGCTGGCGTTGAATTATCCGGTACATACCGTAGCGAATGAAAAAGCATTGCGTAAGAACAAAGGTGTTTATTTTGTGTTATTATACCGGGATGCTGTCACCGGTCATGTTACTTTTATGGATCTTTCGCCCTGGCTGGCCTTTGTGATAGAGCAGCTGGTAATGGGTATAACGGTAAAGGGTATATTATCATTTGCACCGGCATTACAACTGGATATAACGGATACGGATACACTGGAAAAAGATACGCTTGCTTTTTTACATCATCTGCACCGGCAGGGTTTTGTGCCGGGCTTTCAATGTTAG
- a CDS encoding LuxE/PaaK family acyltransferase: MTAVSPEHIFSLQLDGLESAALELFHFQYRENALYRAYTDALRIQPAAVKSIEQIPYLPIQFFKSHAVVCGDFEPELIFESSGTTQTVNSRHLVKSSAIYTQSFMTAFEQFYGPVEDYVVVGLLPSYLERQHSSLVRMVQEMIIRSGREESGFYLYEHEKLHQQLQALEARGQKVLLIGVTFGLLDFAENYTLQLQHTIVMETGGMKGRREEWTRQEVHAFLQERLGATVIHAEYGMTELLSQAYSKGAGMFETPPWMKILLRDENDPFQLTTGKGAGVINVIDLANIYSCAFIATDDIGRIHADGRFEVLGRLDNSALRGCSLMVS; the protein is encoded by the coding sequence ATGACTGCCGTTTCACCGGAACATATATTTTCACTGCAGTTGGACGGACTGGAATCCGCCGCACTGGAGCTTTTTCATTTTCAGTACCGCGAAAATGCCCTTTACCGGGCTTATACAGATGCGCTGCGCATTCAGCCGGCTGCTGTCAAAAGCATTGAACAGATTCCTTACCTGCCGATACAATTTTTTAAATCCCATGCTGTGGTTTGCGGCGATTTTGAGCCGGAGTTGATTTTTGAGAGCAGTGGTACCACCCAAACCGTCAATAGCCGTCACCTGGTGAAATCATCTGCTATTTATACCCAAAGCTTTATGACGGCTTTTGAGCAGTTTTACGGGCCGGTGGAAGATTATGTGGTAGTGGGCCTGTTACCGTCTTACCTGGAGCGGCAGCATTCCTCGCTGGTACGGATGGTGCAGGAAATGATTATCCGCAGCGGGCGTGAGGAGAGCGGCTTTTACCTGTATGAGCATGAAAAGCTCCATCAGCAATTGCAGGCGCTGGAAGCCCGTGGCCAGAAAGTGTTGCTGATAGGGGTTACTTTCGGCCTGCTCGATTTTGCAGAAAACTATACCCTGCAGCTGCAGCATACCATTGTCATGGAAACCGGGGGTATGAAAGGGCGGCGGGAAGAATGGACCCGCCAGGAAGTACACGCTTTCCTGCAGGAACGTTTGGGCGCCACCGTCATACATGCGGAATATGGTATGACAGAATTGTTATCCCAGGCCTATTCCAAAGGAGCAGGGATGTTTGAAACGCCCCCCTGGATGAAGATACTGTTGCGGGATGAAAATGATCCTTTCCAGCTGACCACCGGAAAAGGCGCCGGCGTCATCAACGTTATTGACCTCGCCAATATTTATTCCTGTGCCTTTATTGCTACGGATGATATCGGCCGGATTCACGCGGATGGCCGTTTTGAAGTACTGGGCCGGCTGGATAATTCAGCCCTGAGAGGTTGCAGCCTGATGGTATCTTAA
- the aroQ gene encoding type II 3-dehydroquinate dehydratase yields the protein MQIAIINGPNLNLLGKRETGIYGSESFENYFKGLQAQYPAVTFTYFQSNIEGELVNYLHEVGFSYDGILLNAGAYTHTSVALRDAIAGIKTPVIEIHISNVYAREEFRHTSLIAAKCVGCICGLGLKGYQLGVEFFGMTDI from the coding sequence ATGCAAATAGCAATCATCAACGGACCTAATCTCAACCTGCTTGGTAAAAGAGAAACAGGTATCTATGGCAGCGAATCTTTTGAAAACTATTTCAAAGGATTACAGGCACAGTATCCGGCGGTTACGTTCACTTATTTCCAAAGCAATATAGAAGGAGAACTGGTGAATTACCTGCATGAAGTAGGTTTTTCCTATGATGGCATCCTGCTCAACGCCGGCGCCTATACGCATACTTCGGTGGCACTCCGCGACGCCATTGCCGGCATTAAAACACCGGTGATTGAAATTCACATCAGTAATGTATATGCCCGGGAAGAGTTCCGGCATACTTCCCTGATTGCGGCTAAATGTGTGGGTTGTATCTGTGGCCTGGGACTGAAAGGATATCAGCTGGGCGTAGAATTTTTTGGCATGACAGATATCTAG
- a CDS encoding UbiA family prenyltransferase: MPKTIFHFFLFTSVYISLCALLMIWQTNQLLILRYPQTTFYYFVFFSTICSYNFHWYLTPGTYLSSSERIRWGARHRTLLLCLSGIGMIGALYFFWQLRQYWLVISFSAVLTFLYSAPKVPHKAFKWLSKIAVGKTLFLTFVWTYVTTLLPALIADLHVTPPVVYFTLHRFFLIYAICILFDYRDVEADRKEGIRSLITYLNTRELNRLYYGILLLAAICALRLLPYTTTPVLISLLIPVAATALITHEAHHRPSDYLFYFVLDGFMALSALLHLISSW, encoded by the coding sequence ATGCCGAAAACCATTTTTCATTTTTTTCTCTTTACATCGGTATACATTTCCTTGTGTGCATTGCTGATGATCTGGCAAACCAATCAGCTGCTGATACTACGTTATCCACAAACCACTTTTTACTACTTCGTCTTTTTCTCCACCATCTGCAGTTATAATTTTCATTGGTACCTCACCCCCGGTACTTACCTGTCTTCTTCCGAACGGATTCGCTGGGGCGCACGTCACCGTACCTTGTTGTTATGCCTGAGCGGCATTGGCATGATAGGCGCCTTGTATTTTTTCTGGCAGCTGCGGCAATACTGGCTGGTGATTAGTTTCAGCGCCGTGCTGACCTTTTTGTATTCGGCGCCGAAAGTACCGCATAAAGCCTTCAAGTGGCTCAGTAAAATCGCTGTGGGCAAAACCTTGTTTCTTACATTTGTCTGGACCTATGTGACCACTCTGCTGCCCGCACTCATCGCCGATCTGCATGTCACTCCGCCCGTCGTATATTTTACGTTGCACCGTTTTTTCCTCATCTATGCGATCTGTATCCTCTTCGATTACCGGGATGTGGAGGCAGACAGGAAAGAAGGTATCCGCAGCCTGATTACCTATCTCAACACCCGTGAACTGAACCGGCTGTATTATGGCATTCTGCTGCTGGCGGCCATTTGTGCCTTACGGTTGTTACCTTATACCACTACGCCGGTGCTTATCAGCCTGCTCATTCCCGTGGCTGCCACGGCGCTGATTACCCACGAAGCGCACCACCGCCCTTCAGACTATCTCTTTTATTTTGTGTTGGACGGATTTATGGCCTTATCCGCTTTGTTGCACCTCATCAGCAGCTGGTAA